A single region of the Bacillus cereus genome encodes:
- a CDS encoding helix-turn-helix transcriptional regulator — MYRLYTNVVKTILHVRRKDVKNQIYELRTENNISQGALADKCKVSRQTINAIENNKYDPSLALAFRLAEVLGTTVDKLFLYKM; from the coding sequence ATGTACCGACTATATACTAATGTTGTAAAAACGATTTTACATGTTAGGAGAAAAGATGTGAAAAATCAAATTTATGAATTACGCACTGAGAATAATATTTCACAAGGTGCATTAGCTGATAAGTGTAAAGTTTCAAGACAGACGATAAATGCAATTGAGAATAATAAATATGATCCAAGCTTAGCGTTAGCTTTTCGTTTAGCGGAAGTATTAGGAACAACTGTTGATAAACTATTTTTGTATAAGATGTAG
- a CDS encoding DUF1992 domain-containing protein — translation MDVFLNIAEEKIRQAIRNGDLDNIPGQGKPLQLEDLSMVPPELRMSYKILKNAGMIPPEMELQKDILKIEDLIACCYDEAERKKLQEELTAKTLRFQQVMEKRKIKDSSAFRMYQDKVFRKLR, via the coding sequence GTGGATGTGTTTTTGAACATTGCTGAGGAAAAAATTCGTCAAGCGATACGGAATGGTGATCTTGATAATATTCCGGGACAAGGAAAACCACTACAATTAGAAGATCTTTCAATGGTACCTCCAGAATTAAGAATGAGTTATAAAATCTTGAAAAATGCAGGCATGATTCCACCAGAAATGGAATTGCAAAAAGATATATTGAAAATAGAGGATTTAATCGCTTGTTGTTATGATGAAGCAGAGAGAAAAAAATTACAAGAAGAGTTAACAGCAAAAACACTACGCTTTCAGCAGGTAATGGAAAAGAGAAAGATTAAAGATAGTTCAGCATTTCGTATGTATCAAGATAAAGTATTTCGTAAATTACGTTAA
- a CDS encoding MFS transporter, which yields MNDLFKNRAFMLVMASDILQQFAIWIRNMALLYFIMERTNNDPVSVSLLSVMEYAPIFIFSFIGGALADRWNPKRTMVAGDVLSVLSIIGIVLLLKLDYWQAIFFATLISAIVGQFSQPSSSRIFKRYVKEEQVANAIAFNQTLQSLFLIFGPVVGSLVYTQLGLFTSLYSLIILFLLSAIALSFLPKWVEKEQVVRDSLKNDIKEGWKYVLHTKNLRMITITFTIMGLAVGLTNPLEVFLVMERLGMEKEAVQYLAAADGIGMLIGGIVAAIFASKVNPKKMFVFGMGILAISFLVEGLSTSFWITSFMRFGTGICLACVNIVVGTLMIQLVPENMVGRVNGTILPLFMGAMLIGTSLAGGLKELTSLVTVFCIAMLLILLAIGPVLRMQIKKEDVVNREEMTNSLVSK from the coding sequence ATGAACGATTTATTTAAAAACCGAGCATTTATGCTCGTTATGGCGTCTGATATTTTACAACAATTTGCAATTTGGATTAGAAATATGGCTCTTTTGTATTTCATAATGGAGCGAACGAATAATGACCCGGTTTCTGTTTCGTTGTTATCAGTTATGGAATATGCACCTATTTTTATTTTCTCGTTTATCGGTGGTGCGCTAGCTGATCGCTGGAATCCGAAAAGAACAATGGTCGCTGGAGATGTATTAAGTGTACTGTCTATTATAGGAATTGTCCTGTTGTTAAAACTGGATTATTGGCAGGCTATATTTTTTGCAACACTCATTTCCGCGATTGTAGGTCAGTTTTCTCAGCCATCATCTTCGCGTATATTTAAGCGCTATGTAAAAGAAGAACAGGTAGCAAATGCGATTGCATTTAACCAAACATTACAGTCATTATTTCTGATTTTTGGACCAGTGGTAGGATCGCTTGTGTATACACAACTTGGTTTATTTACGTCACTATATAGCTTAATCATTTTATTTTTGTTATCTGCTATCGCTCTTTCATTCTTACCAAAATGGGTTGAAAAAGAGCAAGTGGTGAGGGATTCATTAAAAAATGATATAAAAGAAGGTTGGAAATATGTCCTTCATACGAAAAATTTACGTATGATTACGATCACTTTCACCATTATGGGCTTAGCTGTTGGATTAACAAATCCATTAGAGGTGTTTCTTGTAATGGAACGTCTTGGAATGGAAAAGGAAGCAGTTCAATATTTAGCTGCAGCTGATGGAATAGGTATGTTAATTGGTGGTATTGTTGCTGCAATTTTCGCTTCAAAAGTGAACCCGAAAAAGATGTTCGTATTCGGTATGGGCATATTAGCGATATCATTTTTAGTAGAAGGGCTATCTACATCATTTTGGATTACCAGTTTCATGAGATTTGGAACAGGTATTTGTTTAGCCTGTGTTAATATTGTTGTCGGTACGCTTATGATTCAACTTGTACCAGAAAATATGGTTGGAAGAGTAAATGGGACGATTTTACCGTTGTTTATGGGGGCAATGTTAATTGGAACCTCACTAGCTGGAGGATTAAAGGAGCTGACCTCACTAGTTACCGTATTTTGTATAGCAATGTTACTTATTTTATTAGCAATAGGTCCGGTTTTACGTATGCAAATAAAGAAAGAAGATGTTGTTAATCGAGAGGAAATGACGAATTCATTGGTTTCGAAATAG
- a CDS encoding histidine kinase, whose translation MKREPKVKNKGKVMLFLLAAGGLFLVKLGFKIGIIHMIRTWFENTFS comes from the coding sequence ATGAAAAGGGAACCGAAAGTGAAAAACAAGGGGAAAGTAATGTTATTTTTATTAGCTGCGGGAGGCTTATTTCTTGTTAAATTAGGATTTAAAATTGGAATAATACATATGATTCGAACGTGGTTTGAGAATACGTTTTCTTAA
- a CDS encoding ABC-F family ATP-binding cassette domain-containing protein — translation MSILTVENVSHSYGEKTILYNTCFRLLKGEHVGLVGKNGIGKSTLLRLLTGELIHDDGKIEWFPHVKIGFLQQHIDLQEGITIEEYLQSAFSNLYEFEREMLKLTEEMAGAGEVGKLLVRYGELQTILENSNFYQIHTEIEEVAIGLGLFEVGMEKDVSKLSGGQRTKLLLGKLLLEKADVLLLDEPTNYLDTAHIEWLQSYLQMYEKAYIIISHDEVFLNNITKVIYHLDERTIKRYVGDYNSFVRNYELQKKQLQAAYTKQQKEIAHLESFIQKNKIRKAKQAKSREKVLEKMQKVEKVNYVPRARFDFNVYTEPVSRILQVEKLKIGYGEPLFSELDFQVKKGEKIAIIGHNGIGKTTMLKTLLGQIKPLGGSVSIGERVKPAYFAQEEFSSEITALERVWAGRPDMTRKEIRQALAKCGLKEEHVLKPIQLLSGGEQTKVRLCELIVTKSNVLILDEPTNHLDTETKRALQEALKQYKGTVLIVSHEPSFYEAWITKIWNIEEWNV, via the coding sequence ATGAGTATATTAACAGTAGAAAATGTAAGTCATTCATATGGTGAGAAAACCATTTTATATAATACATGCTTTCGATTATTAAAGGGTGAACATGTTGGGCTAGTAGGGAAAAATGGAATTGGAAAATCAACATTATTACGCTTGTTAACAGGAGAACTTATACATGATGATGGGAAAATTGAATGGTTTCCACATGTGAAGATTGGCTTTTTACAACAACATATAGATTTGCAAGAAGGTATAACAATTGAAGAATACTTGCAAAGTGCGTTTTCTAATCTGTATGAGTTTGAACGTGAAATGTTAAAACTTACAGAAGAGATGGCTGGAGCAGGAGAAGTAGGGAAATTGTTAGTAAGGTATGGAGAGTTACAAACTATATTGGAGAATTCTAATTTTTATCAAATTCATACAGAAATTGAAGAAGTAGCGATTGGCTTAGGGTTGTTTGAAGTAGGAATGGAAAAGGATGTTTCAAAGTTAAGCGGTGGTCAACGGACAAAGTTATTACTTGGTAAACTCCTTTTAGAAAAAGCTGATGTTTTATTATTAGATGAGCCAACTAACTATTTAGACACAGCTCATATAGAATGGTTGCAATCATATTTACAAATGTATGAAAAAGCTTATATTATCATTTCGCACGATGAAGTATTTTTGAACAATATTACGAAAGTTATTTACCATCTAGATGAGCGCACAATTAAGCGCTATGTAGGTGATTATAATAGTTTTGTGCGTAATTATGAACTGCAAAAGAAACAATTACAGGCAGCATATACGAAACAGCAAAAGGAAATTGCACATTTAGAGAGCTTCATTCAAAAAAATAAAATTCGTAAAGCGAAACAAGCAAAAAGTCGTGAAAAAGTATTAGAGAAAATGCAAAAGGTTGAAAAGGTTAACTATGTACCTCGCGCTCGTTTTGATTTTAATGTTTATACTGAGCCAGTGAGTCGTATATTACAGGTAGAGAAACTGAAAATTGGTTATGGTGAACCGTTATTTTCGGAATTGGATTTTCAAGTGAAAAAAGGGGAAAAGATTGCGATTATTGGTCATAATGGGATTGGAAAAACAACAATGTTAAAAACATTACTAGGACAAATAAAACCGTTAGGCGGTTCAGTTTCTATTGGGGAACGAGTAAAACCCGCTTATTTTGCACAAGAGGAATTTTCCTCAGAAATAACTGCACTAGAGAGAGTATGGGCAGGAAGGCCAGACATGACAAGAAAAGAAATCCGACAAGCATTAGCAAAGTGCGGATTGAAAGAAGAACATGTATTAAAACCTATTCAATTATTAAGTGGAGGAGAACAAACAAAAGTACGGTTATGCGAACTTATCGTAACTAAAAGCAATGTTTTAATTTTAGATGAACCAACTAACCATTTGGATACAGAGACTAAGAGGGCTTTACAGGAAGCGTTAAAACAATATAAAGGTACGGTTTTAATTGTTTCACATGAGCCTTCTTTCTATGAAGCGTGGATAACGAAAATATGGAATATCGAAGAATGGAACGTTTAA
- a CDS encoding TetR/AcrR family transcriptional regulator, producing the protein MRRSAEEIKKEIAYKVESLFSQQGYAATSMEEICEITERSKGSIYYHFKSKEELFLFVVKQHTYDWLEKWNEKEKLYSTSTEKLYGLAEYHVEDIQQPISNAIEEFSMSQVVSKEILDELLALTRESYVMFEKLIEAGIQSGEFREDNTRDLMYIVNGLLSGLGVLYYELDYKELKRIYKKAIDVLLKGMAAE; encoded by the coding sequence ATGAGAAGAAGTGCAGAAGAGATAAAGAAAGAAATTGCATATAAAGTAGAAAGTTTGTTTTCACAGCAGGGCTATGCAGCTACATCTATGGAAGAGATTTGTGAAATTACAGAGCGAAGTAAAGGCAGCATTTATTATCACTTTAAAAGTAAAGAAGAATTATTTTTATTTGTAGTGAAACAGCATACGTATGATTGGCTTGAAAAATGGAATGAAAAAGAGAAGTTGTATAGTACTAGTACTGAAAAACTATATGGTCTCGCGGAATATCATGTAGAGGACATACAGCAACCAATTTCAAATGCAATAGAGGAATTCTCTATGAGCCAAGTTGTAAGTAAAGAGATCTTGGATGAACTATTAGCTTTAACAAGAGAATCATATGTTATGTTCGAGAAACTAATTGAAGCAGGCATACAGTCTGGAGAGTTTCGTGAAGATAATACGCGCGATCTTATGTATATTGTGAATGGATTATTATCAGGGCTTGGAGTACTTTACTACGAGTTAGATTATAAAGAGTTGAAACGTATTTATAAAAAGGCAATAGATGTATTGTTAAAAGGAATGGCAGCTGAATAA
- a CDS encoding thioredoxin family protein → MNKFETIEELALYIEKQQLVLLFIKTENCGVCDVMLRKVNYVLENYDYVEKVEILLQDMQEIAGRYAIFTGPTILLFHNGKEILRESRFISLENLERTIQLFED, encoded by the coding sequence ATGAATAAATTTGAAACGATAGAAGAATTAGCACTATATATTGAAAAACAACAATTGGTACTTCTATTTATTAAAACGGAAAATTGTGGCGTTTGTGATGTTATGCTACGGAAAGTAAACTATGTATTAGAGAATTATGATTACGTAGAGAAAGTAGAAATATTACTACAAGACATGCAAGAGATTGCAGGGCGATATGCGATATTTACAGGACCGACAATTTTATTATTTCATAATGGAAAAGAGATTCTTCGTGAATCGCGCTTTATTTCGCTTGAAAATCTAGAGAGGACTATTCAATTATTCGAGGATTAA